The Nitratidesulfovibrio sp. genome window below encodes:
- a CDS encoding radical SAM/SPASM domain-containing protein, protein MFPALRALFRPRRPRWDWVQVEVTTRCDAACVYCPRTACGDGWRNADMPMALFRRVLTACRGTRHLHLQGWGEPLLHPRYPDMLAEAVAAGYAVGLTTNGMHLDAGMAGVLVDAGVDMVALSLAGIGARNDAVRRGAPTARVLAALDALREAKARAGSVLPRVHLAYMLLRQDTGGPEALPALLRGRGVETVVVSTLDHVTTPQLADAAYAHAGADELAALGRRLEAACTVAEAEGIRMVWRLPRPAQPPASLPVHPVPRQDGRQDAAVSLQAHSVTPDHPFLPGHEPPELWDVPSAMLHALAAREGDASCTENVGRAAVITVDGMVAPCVFAALPLCGGRPRDGSGPVAAGRMLFGSVEDATLAEVWGRPAYAAFRAAHARGMPPAPCEGCIKLRVH, encoded by the coding sequence ATGTTCCCTGCCCTGCGTGCGCTGTTTCGCCCCCGCCGCCCCCGGTGGGACTGGGTGCAGGTGGAGGTGACCACCCGCTGCGACGCGGCGTGCGTCTATTGCCCGCGCACCGCCTGCGGGGATGGATGGCGCAACGCGGACATGCCCATGGCGCTGTTCCGGCGGGTGCTGACCGCCTGCCGGGGCACGCGCCACCTGCACTTGCAGGGATGGGGCGAGCCGCTGCTGCATCCCCGGTATCCGGACATGCTGGCCGAGGCCGTGGCGGCGGGGTACGCGGTGGGGCTGACCACCAACGGCATGCATCTGGATGCAGGCATGGCCGGGGTGCTGGTGGATGCCGGGGTGGACATGGTGGCCCTGTCGCTGGCGGGCATCGGTGCCCGCAACGATGCGGTGCGGCGCGGAGCGCCAACCGCACGGGTGCTGGCCGCGCTGGACGCCTTGCGCGAGGCCAAGGCGCGTGCGGGCAGCGTGCTGCCCCGCGTGCATCTGGCCTACATGCTGCTGCGCCAGGACACGGGCGGGCCGGAAGCTCTCCCCGCGTTGCTGCGCGGGCGCGGCGTGGAAACGGTGGTGGTGTCCACGCTGGACCACGTGACCACGCCCCAACTTGCGGACGCCGCCTACGCCCATGCCGGGGCTGACGAACTGGCCGCACTGGGGCGGCGGCTGGAAGCGGCATGCACGGTTGCCGAGGCAGAGGGCATCCGGATGGTCTGGCGCCTGCCCCGGCCCGCGCAACCGCCTGCATCTTTGCCCGTACATCCGGTTCCGCGGCAGGACGGGCGGCAGGACGCTGCCGTTTCGCTGCAGGCTCACTCGGTCACGCCTGACCATCCGTTCCTGCCGGGGCACGAACCGCCGGAACTCTGGGACGTCCCCAGCGCCATGCTGCACGCGCTGGCGGCGCGCGAGGGGGATGCTTCGTGCACCGAAAACGTGGGCCGTGCCGCCGTGATAACCGTGGACGGCATGGTGGCCCCCTGCGTGTTCGCGGCGCTGCCCCTGTGCGGTGGCCGCCCGCGTGACGGTTCCGGCCCGGTTGCGGCCGGGCGCATGCTGTTCGGCAGCGTGGAGGACGCCACCCTGGCCGAGGTATGGGGGCGTCCGGCGTATGCGGCGTTTCGCGCCGCCCATGCGCGGGGCATGCCGCCAGCGCCCTGCGAGGGGTGCATCAAGCTGCGGGTGCACTGA
- a CDS encoding ATP-binding protein, translated as MRLPGDADRDRLRTLEEENRRLREALGLRPDDPVPGGAPVCSDSAGPAGAADFPAPADGLAPSGVSGSFTPPVSFAGETSPPRPTPGRWGGWPLHPRELADPAVEMAAPAVDGLVCAYVSDIDTHEILHVNAALRRLVGDCEGRRCHEALQGRDAPCPFCNNGRLRDEPDKAHVWEFRNPALNRWFRCIDRLVPLGDGRLARYELAVDITDMKETEEAMRRFRAALDATAEAIFLIDPVTGLHVDVNRGACALLGLSREQLLTMGPCDINPTLTRDRCLEISRTVLSGTPLLDQEARYCRGDGTLVPVELSTSAWHSSRGDLIVAVARDISERVRTRNEMQLRLLYDRVLSTCARDLLARPCADDTLLVVLESLREAAGACRVYIFENHEDAQGNRCCSQRYERCAPGVPPQIDNPLLRDVPYATVIPRWGQELEAGRVIRGPVATFPESERVVLQSQGIRSLLVLPIVAQGRWYGFIGFDDTRRPRVWESVDLKFLQTAGEIIGAALERRRTEQALAESARGLEEASRAKSEFLANMSHEIRTPLNAIIGLTELSLQEHLPADVAENLRAALVSAEALLGIVNDLLDLSRVEAGKLRLECIDFAPARLVRGVMRVMGHTAERKGLSLTLHIDRDVPRHLRGDPGRLRQVLVNFISNAIKFTDEGGVHVVVCRAEPPGEAEMGHAPAVGGVAEGPAAPNAPDMAGGGTRAARDAGLSVMSSLSGMFPDRPSEMSPRMHPHGDTQWLCFSVRDTGIGIPGDKHDLIFENFRQADASTARRYGGSGLGLAICRKFTDMMGGHIVLDSMPGQGSTFRVLLPFGTCEAGVHAASATGGQPDADVSAPPQVMEHASGAAWRGSAPGVARVTPPWPPRPPWPPRPPRPPCPTASESLQVLLVESDDVNRHAVSRALSRGGHHPVTAAAGREALEAARVRRFDLVITDAHPRDMDGADVVRALRRLTDAATPADVPVLFMTGDPAGVDHPALDAAGGVSVALKPVRLKTLLAAVEDMVGGAGEDALRRSAPAPVDEVPVFNEATLLVGGDEASLRFLRQSGTLRESLWSAMDRGSRVELLALSHLLRLEAEAIGAERVRQMAERMELRTRSTGAEETRPVFMLLMDALNQLEHELRKMQRGALSAEEDAGAASGAGSGAGPGTGPDAESDAGPDSGEMA; from the coding sequence GTGCGCCTGCCCGGTGACGCTGACCGGGACCGCCTGCGCACGCTGGAGGAGGAAAACCGCCGCCTGCGCGAGGCCCTGGGGCTGCGCCCCGACGATCCCGTGCCGGGCGGCGCGCCTGTCTGTTCCGATTCGGCAGGGCCGGCAGGGGCGGCAGATTTTCCCGCTCCGGCCGATGGCCTTGCTCCGTCCGGCGTCTCCGGTTCTTTCACCCCACCCGTGTCCTTCGCTGGCGAAACCTCCCCGCCACGCCCCACGCCGGGGCGCTGGGGCGGCTGGCCCCTGCACCCGCGCGAGTTGGCCGACCCCGCTGTGGAAATGGCCGCCCCGGCCGTGGACGGGCTGGTCTGCGCCTACGTTTCCGACATCGACACCCACGAGATACTGCACGTCAACGCCGCGTTGCGCCGCCTTGTGGGCGACTGCGAGGGCCGTCGCTGCCACGAGGCGTTGCAGGGCCGTGATGCCCCCTGCCCCTTCTGCAACAATGGCCGCCTGCGCGACGAGCCGGACAAGGCCCACGTCTGGGAGTTCCGCAACCCGGCCCTGAACCGCTGGTTCCGCTGCATCGATCGGCTGGTTCCGCTGGGCGACGGGCGTCTGGCCCGGTACGAACTGGCGGTGGACATCACCGACATGAAGGAGACGGAAGAGGCCATGCGCCGCTTTCGTGCCGCGCTGGATGCCACGGCCGAGGCCATCTTCCTCATCGACCCGGTGACCGGGCTGCACGTGGACGTCAACCGGGGGGCCTGCGCCCTGCTGGGGCTTTCGCGCGAGCAATTGCTGACCATGGGCCCCTGCGACATCAACCCCACCCTTACCCGCGACCGCTGTCTGGAAATATCGCGCACCGTGCTCAGCGGCACGCCGCTGCTGGACCAGGAGGCACGCTACTGCCGGGGCGACGGCACCCTGGTGCCCGTGGAACTCAGCACCAGCGCATGGCATTCCTCGCGCGGGGATCTTATCGTGGCGGTGGCGCGCGACATTTCGGAGCGGGTGCGCACCCGCAACGAGATGCAGTTGCGCCTGCTGTACGACCGGGTGCTGTCCACCTGCGCGCGCGACCTTCTGGCGCGCCCCTGCGCCGACGACACGCTGCTCGTGGTGCTGGAAAGCCTGCGCGAGGCTGCCGGGGCCTGCCGGGTGTACATTTTCGAGAACCACGAGGACGCGCAAGGCAACCGTTGCTGCTCGCAACGCTACGAACGGTGCGCGCCGGGGGTGCCGCCCCAGATCGACAACCCGTTGCTGCGCGACGTGCCCTACGCCACCGTCATTCCCCGCTGGGGGCAGGAACTGGAGGCGGGCCGGGTGATTCGGGGGCCGGTGGCAACCTTTCCCGAGTCGGAGCGGGTGGTCCTGCAATCGCAGGGCATCCGGTCACTGCTGGTGCTGCCCATCGTGGCGCAGGGACGATGGTACGGGTTCATCGGCTTTGACGACACCCGCAGGCCGAGGGTGTGGGAATCGGTGGATCTCAAGTTCCTGCAAACGGCGGGCGAGATCATCGGCGCCGCGCTGGAGCGCCGCAGGACGGAACAGGCCCTGGCCGAATCGGCGCGCGGGCTGGAGGAAGCCAGCCGGGCCAAGAGCGAGTTCCTGGCCAACATGAGCCACGAGATACGCACCCCGCTCAACGCCATCATCGGCCTGACCGAACTTTCATTGCAAGAGCACCTGCCTGCTGACGTGGCCGAGAACCTGCGCGCCGCGCTGGTTTCGGCAGAGGCGTTGCTGGGCATCGTCAACGACCTGCTGGATCTTTCGCGGGTGGAGGCGGGCAAGCTGCGGTTGGAGTGCATCGATTTCGCCCCGGCGCGGCTGGTGCGCGGGGTGATGCGCGTCATGGGCCACACGGCGGAGCGCAAGGGCCTGTCCCTGACCCTGCACATCGACCGCGACGTGCCCCGCCACCTGCGCGGCGACCCCGGCAGGCTGCGCCAGGTGCTGGTGAACTTCATCAGCAACGCGATCAAGTTCACCGACGAAGGTGGGGTGCATGTGGTGGTTTGCCGGGCGGAACCGCCGGGTGAAGCCGAGATGGGGCATGCTCCGGCCGTGGGGGGCGTGGCGGAGGGGCCCGCTGCGCCCAATGCGCCCGATATGGCTGGTGGCGGCACGCGTGCCGCGCGGGATGCGGGCCTGTCAGTTATGTCGAGCCTGTCGGGCATGTTTCCGGACAGGCCTTCGGAAATGTCCCCGAGGATGCACCCGCACGGCGACACGCAGTGGCTGTGTTTTTCGGTGCGCGATACGGGCATCGGCATTCCGGGCGACAAGCACGACCTGATTTTCGAGAATTTCCGGCAGGCGGATGCCTCCACCGCGCGGCGCTATGGCGGCTCTGGCCTTGGGCTTGCCATCTGCCGCAAGTTCACGGACATGATGGGCGGCCACATCGTGCTGGACAGCATGCCGGGGCAGGGCAGCACCTTTCGCGTGCTGTTGCCTTTCGGTACATGCGAGGCGGGCGTGCACGCCGCCTCGGCGACGGGCGGTCAACCGGATGCGGATGTTTCCGCCCCGCCACAGGTGATGGAACACGCCTCGGGGGCCGCCTGGCGCGGCAGCGCGCCGGGGGTGGCCCGTGTCACCCCGCCCTGGCCGCCCCGGCCGCCCTGGCCGCCCCGGCCGCCCCGGCCGCCCTGCCCCACGGCCAGTGAATCGTTGCAGGTGTTGCTGGTGGAATCGGACGACGTGAACCGCCACGCCGTCAGCCGCGCCCTGTCACGCGGCGGGCACCACCCGGTGACGGCCGCCGCCGGGCGCGAGGCGCTGGAGGCGGCGCGCGTGCGGCGTTTCGACTTGGTCATCACCGACGCGCATCCGCGCGACATGGACGGGGCCGACGTGGTGCGCGCCCTGCGCCGCCTGACCGATGCGGCCACCCCCGCCGACGTGCCGGTGCTGTTCATGACCGGCGACCCCGCCGGAGTGGACCACCCCGCGCTGGATGCCGCTGGCGGGGTGTCCGTGGCCCTGAAGCCGGTACGGTTGAAGACGCTGCTGGCCGCCGTGGAAGACATGGTGGGCGGTGCCGGAGAGGATGCCTTGCGCCGGTCGGCGCCCGCGCCGGTGGACGAAGTGCCGGTGTTCAACGAGGCCACGCTGCTTGTGGGCGGCGACGAGGCTTCGCTGCGCTTCCTGCGCCAGTCGGGCACGCTGCGCGAAAGCCTGTGGTCGGCCATGGACCGGGGCAGCCGGGTGGAGCTTCTCGCCCTGTCACACCTGTTGCGCCTGGAGGCGGAGGCCATCGGCGCCGAACGGGTGCGCCAGATGGCCGAGCGGATGGAACTGCGCACCCGGTCCACCGGCGCGGAAGAAACGCGCCCGGTGTTCATGCTGCTGATGGATGCCTTGAACCAGTTGGAGCACGAACTGCGCAAGATGCAGCGCGGCGCGTTGTCAGCGGAGGAAGATGCGGGTGCCGCATCGGGTGCCGGATCGGGGGCCGGACCGGGCACAGGACCGGATGCGGAATCGGACGCCGGACCGGATTCGGGAGAAATGGCGTAG
- a CDS encoding isoprenylcysteine carboxylmethyltransferase family protein: MKHDHLDIAHEYSALLRTDEADDRQPGSFRPPHGEPDLPGEPGAAGEGPSIPRVVPSHEDERAGGVTPEDLSLWGAGPRIVVPALLAQLGGAGLTLALPGPFGMEMLPHWAWVLMGLCALLLGTLTVRRAWAELKPGRQEGRLVTGGPYRITRNPIYAGWILGILPGIALCFASWPMLAGPVVAWALFRETVVVEESFLAARFGDAWDRYATRVNRLWPNPFRMYG, from the coding sequence ATGAAACACGACCATCTGGACATCGCGCACGAATACTCCGCGTTGCTGCGGACCGACGAGGCGGACGACCGGCAGCCGGGTTCCTTCCGTCCGCCGCACGGCGAGCCGGATCTGCCCGGCGAACCGGGCGCGGCGGGGGAAGGCCCGTCCATCCCCCGTGTGGTGCCGTCGCACGAGGACGAACGCGCCGGGGGCGTGACGCCGGAGGATCTTTCGCTGTGGGGCGCGGGGCCGCGCATCGTGGTGCCCGCCCTGCTGGCGCAGCTTGGCGGAGCGGGGCTTACCCTGGCCCTGCCGGGGCCTTTCGGCATGGAAATGCTGCCCCACTGGGCCTGGGTGCTCATGGGGCTGTGCGCCCTGCTGCTGGGCACGCTGACCGTGCGTCGCGCCTGGGCGGAGCTGAAGCCGGGCCGCCAGGAGGGGCGCCTGGTCACCGGCGGCCCGTACCGGATCACCCGCAACCCCATCTACGCGGGGTGGATCCTGGGCATTTTGCCGGGCATCGCGCTGTGTTTCGCCTCGTGGCCCATGCTGGCCGGGCCGGTGGTGGCATGGGCGCTGTTCCGCGAGACGGTGGTGGTGGAGGAATCGTTTCTTGCCGCCCGCTTCGGTGATGCATGGGATCGCTACGCTACCCGGGTGAACCGGCTGTGGCCCAACCCGTTCCGCATGTACGGCTGA
- a CDS encoding calcium-binding protein encodes MKRIIPAAIMLLCAATAQADDKFSAMDKDGNASVTWEEFSAGFPQMKKPAFDAIDTDANGALTHEEWDAFRAHHGQGGMGMGGGMGPKDGQDTTMPKGMGGMGSAPLIQPPAK; translated from the coding sequence ATGAAACGCATCATCCCGGCAGCCATCATGCTGCTGTGCGCCGCCACGGCCCAGGCCGACGACAAGTTCTCCGCCATGGACAAGGATGGCAACGCCAGCGTGACCTGGGAGGAATTTTCCGCCGGGTTCCCGCAGATGAAGAAGCCCGCCTTCGACGCCATCGACACCGACGCCAACGGCGCCCTTACCCACGAGGAATGGGACGCCTTCCGCGCCCACCACGGCCAGGGCGGCATGGGCATGGGCGGCGGCATGGGCCCCAAGGACGGGCAAGACACCACCATGCCCAAGGGCATGGGCGGCATGGGGTCCGCCCCGCTCATCCAGCCCCCCGCCAAGTAG
- a CDS encoding methyl-accepting chemotaxis protein: MVSQSIRTTMLIIIAGVVLLIQSALVVVVAKTGYDDGLTEKKREMRLMAETISKSVSDFGLRQVDMMRGASKVPVLRQFLQGDTSLEGAATEVINAMSQAAPGVNTYYLFNAQGSQVILRTQGKAGKPNHLADREYIKATLAGKEGYSSSPTKSLATGKLIVSVTAPIFDESGRVLGGVGMSYAIDGLVDNYIDTVKIGDTGRPFFLSPKGVVIGHPDDAMILKDISGDAGVAQMIAAPDGQSTITRDGREVMQTWTRVPNWTWILGITMDMDEIAAPAVAQRNYMIAMGIAAMAALIAVSLFALDRIAVRPIKKLEGYASTVAAGNLDDTLDLAQRNEIGKLADSLRTMVTSLKGKIAEADEKTRMANEESARAARAGREAEEARAAAVRARAEGMLQAAAKLESVVEIVTSASEELSAQVEQSSKGAESQSARVGETATAMEEMNATVLEVARNASQAAESAENAKGRAENGATLVTDVVRSIADAQTQALSLKTDMQSLGTQAEGIGQVMNVITDIADQTNLLALNAAIEAARAGDAGRGFAVVADEVRKLAEKTMNATREVGDAIRNIQHGTRRNIDNVEQAVQLIDTATGLANKSGEALQSIVQLVEVTSEQVRSIATAAEQQSATSEEINHSIEDISRISAETSDAMRQSSVAVTELARQSQEMKTVIDGMKREATTA, translated from the coding sequence ATGGTCTCGCAGAGCATCCGTACGACCATGCTCATCATCATTGCCGGCGTTGTATTGCTGATACAATCGGCGCTGGTCGTGGTGGTGGCGAAAACCGGCTATGACGACGGACTGACGGAAAAGAAGCGCGAAATGCGCCTGATGGCTGAAACCATTTCCAAGTCGGTCTCGGATTTCGGCCTGCGTCAAGTGGACATGATGCGCGGGGCATCAAAGGTGCCGGTGCTGCGCCAGTTCCTGCAGGGCGATACCTCGCTCGAAGGGGCAGCGACGGAAGTGATCAACGCCATGTCGCAGGCAGCGCCTGGGGTAAACACCTACTACCTGTTCAACGCCCAGGGCAGCCAGGTCATCCTGCGCACCCAGGGCAAGGCAGGCAAGCCCAACCATCTGGCCGACCGCGAATACATCAAGGCGACCCTGGCCGGGAAGGAAGGCTACAGTTCCTCCCCGACCAAAAGCCTGGCCACCGGCAAGCTCATCGTCAGCGTCACCGCTCCCATCTTCGACGAGTCCGGCCGGGTGCTGGGCGGCGTGGGCATGTCCTACGCCATCGACGGGCTGGTGGATAACTACATCGACACCGTAAAGATTGGCGACACCGGGCGCCCCTTCTTTCTTTCGCCCAAGGGGGTGGTCATCGGCCACCCCGATGACGCCATGATCCTCAAGGACATTTCCGGCGACGCCGGCGTGGCCCAGATGATCGCCGCGCCCGACGGCCAGTCCACCATCACGCGCGACGGGCGCGAGGTGATGCAGACCTGGACCCGCGTGCCCAACTGGACGTGGATACTGGGCATTACCATGGACATGGACGAAATCGCCGCGCCCGCCGTGGCCCAGCGCAACTACATGATCGCCATGGGCATCGCGGCCATGGCTGCACTCATCGCGGTCAGCCTGTTCGCCCTCGACCGCATCGCCGTGCGCCCCATCAAGAAGCTGGAAGGATACGCCTCCACCGTGGCGGCAGGCAATCTGGACGACACTCTTGACCTTGCGCAGCGCAACGAAATCGGCAAGCTGGCCGACAGCCTGCGCACCATGGTGACCAGCCTCAAGGGCAAGATCGCCGAGGCCGACGAAAAGACCCGCATGGCCAACGAGGAATCGGCCCGGGCAGCCAGGGCCGGACGCGAGGCCGAAGAAGCCCGCGCCGCCGCCGTACGCGCCCGCGCCGAAGGCATGCTGCAAGCGGCCGCCAAGCTGGAAAGCGTGGTGGAAATCGTCACCTCCGCCTCGGAGGAACTTTCCGCTCAGGTCGAACAGTCCAGCAAGGGCGCGGAAAGCCAGAGCGCCCGCGTGGGCGAGACGGCCACCGCCATGGAAGAAATGAACGCCACGGTGCTGGAAGTGGCGCGCAATGCCTCCCAGGCCGCGGAATCCGCCGAGAACGCCAAGGGCAGGGCCGAAAACGGCGCCACCCTGGTCACCGACGTGGTGCGCAGCATCGCGGACGCGCAGACCCAGGCGCTGTCCCTCAAGACGGACATGCAGAGCCTGGGCACGCAGGCCGAAGGCATCGGCCAGGTCATGAACGTGATCACCGACATCGCCGACCAGACCAACCTGCTGGCGCTGAACGCGGCCATCGAGGCGGCCCGCGCCGGTGACGCCGGACGCGGCTTTGCCGTGGTGGCCGACGAGGTGCGCAAACTGGCCGAAAAGACCATGAACGCCACCCGCGAGGTGGGCGACGCCATCCGCAACATCCAGCACGGCACCCGCCGCAACATCGACAACGTGGAGCAGGCGGTGCAGCTCATCGATACCGCCACCGGCCTCGCCAACAAGTCGGGCGAAGCGCTGCAATCCATCGTGCAACTGGTGGAAGTTACCTCGGAGCAGGTGCGCTCCATCGCCACGGCGGCGGAACAGCAGTCCGCCACCAGCGAGGAGATCAACCATTCCATCGAGGACATCAGCCGCATTTCTGCGGAAACCTCCGACGCCATGCGCCAGTCGTCCGTGGCCGTCACCGAACTGGCCCGCCAGTCGCAGGAGATGAAGACCGTCATCGACGGCATGAAGCGCGAGGCCACGACCGCGTAG
- the nhaA gene encoding Na+/H+ antiporter NhaA: MTHDTGHDLRSSYARPATPADRLLDPFLSFMRIEAASGILLLACTVLALCAANSPLATAWHAFWQHPFAMGPEGFELRKPLILWVNDGLMAIFFFMVGLEIKREMLAGELATPAQALPPVLAAAGGMAAPALVYLAFNLGHPSGIAQGWAVPMATDIAFALGVLALAGDRVPLSVKVFLTALAIADDIGAVLAIALFYTADISLVALGIGFAGLAVAALGNALGVVRTLFYVLAGAVTWVAFLKSGVHATVAGVLLAFCIPARARATPGDLVSAGRRLLGAVESGAADGHLLADAHRHAAVEAMETAARHAATPLRRLEHALAPWVAWGIMPVFALANAGVSISADLLGGLGNPVTMGVAAGLFFGKQLGVLAAVWLPVKLGLARLPRDMTWRHVYGVALLAGIGFTMALFVAQLAYADARTLDYAKLGILSASLVAGVCGWLVLRTAPPPPAHHAGNRPPR, from the coding sequence ATGACGCACGACACCGGTCACGACCTGCGATCTTCCTACGCACGGCCTGCGACCCCTGCCGATCGCCTGCTCGACCCCTTCCTGTCCTTCATGCGCATCGAGGCAGCCAGCGGCATCCTGCTGCTTGCCTGCACCGTGCTTGCACTGTGCGCAGCCAATTCGCCCCTGGCCACCGCATGGCATGCCTTCTGGCAGCACCCCTTCGCCATGGGGCCGGAGGGCTTCGAACTGCGCAAGCCGCTGATCCTCTGGGTGAACGACGGCCTGATGGCCATCTTCTTCTTTATGGTGGGACTGGAGATCAAGCGCGAGATGCTGGCCGGGGAACTGGCCACCCCCGCCCAGGCCCTGCCCCCCGTACTGGCGGCGGCGGGCGGCATGGCGGCCCCGGCGCTGGTCTATCTGGCCTTCAACCTGGGGCATCCTTCCGGCATAGCGCAGGGCTGGGCCGTGCCCATGGCCACCGACATCGCCTTTGCCCTCGGCGTGCTTGCGCTGGCCGGGGACCGGGTGCCCCTTTCGGTCAAGGTGTTCCTGACCGCCCTGGCCATCGCCGACGACATCGGCGCGGTGCTGGCCATCGCCCTGTTCTACACGGCGGACATCTCGCTGGTGGCGCTGGGCATCGGCTTTGCCGGGCTGGCCGTGGCCGCGCTGGGCAATGCCCTGGGCGTTGTGCGCACCCTGTTCTACGTGCTGGCGGGTGCCGTCACCTGGGTGGCCTTCCTGAAGTCGGGCGTGCACGCCACGGTGGCGGGCGTGCTGCTGGCCTTCTGCATTCCGGCCCGCGCGCGCGCCACCCCCGGCGACCTGGTTTCCGCCGGGCGGCGCCTGCTGGGCGCCGTGGAAAGCGGCGCTGCCGACGGGCATCTGCTGGCCGACGCCCACCGCCATGCCGCCGTCGAGGCCATGGAAACCGCCGCCCGCCATGCCGCCACGCCCCTGCGCAGGCTGGAACACGCCCTGGCCCCGTGGGTGGCCTGGGGCATCATGCCGGTGTTCGCGCTGGCCAATGCCGGGGTATCCATCAGCGCGGACCTGCTGGGGGGCCTGGGCAACCCGGTGACCATGGGCGTGGCTGCGGGCCTCTTCTTCGGCAAGCAGTTGGGCGTGCTGGCCGCCGTGTGGCTGCCGGTGAAGCTGGGCCTGGCCCGACTGCCCCGCGACATGACCTGGCGGCACGTGTACGGCGTGGCCCTGCTGGCGGGCATCGGCTTCACCATGGCCCTGTTCGTGGCGCAACTGGCCTACGCGGACGCGCGCACCCTGGACTACGCCAAGTTGGGCATCCTTTCTGCCTCCCTGGTGGCCGGGGTGTGCGGATGGCTGGTGCTGCGCACCGCTCCGCCGCCCCCGGCCCATCACGCGGGCAACCGCCCACCACGCTGA